TTATCAGAATCAAATTTTATATACCTCAAAATTCCTTCCTATAATCCAAATAGCCAATCCCATAAGAGTTCTACAATCTAACATAACATGTACATGTGCATATCAAAACAAAATGTACAATCAAACAAAGTAAATGTCTTAGTAGCTATTTCCATGAATGAGAAAAGGTCACGTCCCAGATTTTACGCTTTGAAACATATTTTCAAAAGCAATGAATTTGAATGTGAATCGAAAAATTATCCAATGCAGAGGAATAATTAATTATTCACGAATGCCAGAAAGTAAAAATTAAAATCATGAACCTTACATCCATATTGAAGGTATGATATCAAACTCTAACCATAGAACGAAAGTACAAATTTAAATCTAAGAATTTACATAAGAATCATGTCACTCACTTTCCAGGTAAGTGGTAGGCGTCAATTACTACACCTGAATGTCTCTTGTTAACTTTCAAGACTAACTCCCTACAGAGTCACTCCCTACACCATAAAAATGGTGTACCGGGTTCACAAAAGAAAAGAAAACCCAGTAAGTTTATGAATCTTGTATGAGTAAAAACTACACAAGAGACTATGTTATACACAAATATAATTCTTGATGTATAACAAAAGAATATTTCAAATGAGAGAATAACATGAAACATATCAATTAACATCACAAACTAATTCAATATATGTAACTTATTGAAGGACACATACAAACCACTATATAGACATAACATATCCCTTCCTCTTATTGTTTATACTAACTCAAGGAAATAACTCACGTTGCAAATAACATACACCATTGATAATACTTCTCACCTATAACACCCACATAGATCAACTCACCAAGTAGGGCTATACACAAACACAGATCATACACACCGTGAATGGTCAACGACAAATTAGTGCACTAACTATTTTAAGGCTTTTCACCCCAAGGACTCTTCTTGTTCCCTGCTTGCTCACAATGGGATCAACTCACCCATCTTGTTTCCTACTTGCACACTATGGGATCAACTCATCCATTATTCTTTCATCACTTGTAACCTCAATGATACATTACCATATTGATGACACAAAGTTAACTATGAAGGTGTCTACGCAAGTAGATATAAACCTTACATAATACAAGTATAGTCCAAACACCAAAAACAAAAGAAACTAGAACAAATTGTAAGTCTCAAAATTCCTTTCTATAGTCCAAACAGCCAATATAGTCCAAACACCAAAAACAAAAGAAACTAGAACAAATTGTAAGTCTCAAAATTCCTTTCTATAGTCCAAACAGCCAATCCCATAAGAGTGATCTACAATCTAACATAACATGTATAGGTGCATATCAACCAAATATACAATCAAAGACAGTAAATCTCTCCGTAGTTACTTCTATAAATGAGAAAATACTCACAGAAATCTACAAGTGAAAAGAGAAGACCTGAACTCAAAACAACAACACACACCAAGTCCAATACAAAAATCCAGACCAAGATCAAGAACTAGGCAGGGGTCTCATACCTTCAAACTCTAAAACTGGATTCCTAGAGCAGTAGCTAGCTCTCTCCCACCTCTGATGAGCTCCTAGTTACACTACTACACAGACACATCCACGGCGTTAGGACATAAATATTAGGACTAATTTCAATTTACCCCCATCAACTTTAGGTCGATCATCATGTTAGTCCTTCTTCTTTCAATTTCATCAAAAACACCCCTCAACTCCCAATTTTCATCAGCTGCGTATGTCCAAACCTCCATCCAATTCTTCTGTCAAGTGATGACTTGATATCGAGAAGAAAGTCAAATTCTGAAAAGTTATCTTTCGGACCATTTTTCCCCTCATATCGATACACATTTTTGTTCTCATCACAACCCTTTAACCTTATCACAACCTTTTAAGCTTAGTAATTTTGGTGGGATTGAATGCAATTTGTCTATTTTTTATTTTTTATTTTTTCTTGATATCAAGTCATCACTTGACATAGGGATTGGATGAAGATTGGAGGTTTGGACATGCGCGGCTGATGAAAATTGGGAATTGAGGGGTGTTTTTGATGAAATTGAAAGAAGAAGGACTACATGATAATTGACCTAAGTTGATGGGGTAAACTGAAATTAACTCTAAATATTAAATACAAATGAACTAGAACAGAGGATATATATATATATATATATATATATATATATATATATATATATATATATCCAAACCGAACTCACCTTGCGATCAACTTGTGTGAGACCAACTCCAAAACTACTCTTTACACCCAAAGAGTAGCTCAACACCAATCAAGTCTCCCACTACTGCTCCTCTGCTTGCTTTCACCTCCGACGTGCATCAGTTACACCAGGCCACTCATATCGTCTCTTCACTAACCGAACACCAAATAAACTCCCTATATCAAACGCAACAATCACAACCACAATCTTTGAAGATCAAGGGCAGCCTCACTTACCCGAAATCCTCCTTGGAGCCGAAACAACGTTGCCGGAAAAACCTTAACAAAACCCAGAAAATTTCAGAAAAGGGGTTTTCGAATTAGGGCTTGGTTCAAAGGATTGAAGACATGAAATTGAAGAAGAAGAGGAGAGGAACAAAACCCTACCTATCGGTAGCCGCCTCGTCGCCTGAGCTTGCCGGAATCCGACGAACACAGTCGTGTTCGTCGACTTCGATCTCCTCTATAGGTGGAAGAATGTGCGATTTGAGGACTAGGTCTTGTAGAGAAGAAAGAGAGGAAGAGATTGGTGGCGGTTTCGTGGCGTGCGGCGGTCGGAACTGGCGACGCCACGCCGGAGCAGAGGAGGCAGCCGGAGAGGGAGGGAGAGAAGCCTGGGCCCGGATCAACACCGAGTATGAGCTTTTTTGAAGTCAACCTCTCTCTTTTCCCTTTATAGTCGGATCTCAGACTTGTCTATGTGCCCAAATTACTATATAGTTGGGGACGGATCGAACACTTAGTCCGTGCCCATATTCCGTTATTATATAATTATTGGGATTATCAGGGAACAGATCTAAAATATGTCCATACCCAAATTAACATTTATTTCATTATTTTATTATTTGGTATAAGTTTAGGGACGTTTTATAACACATGTATGTGTCCAAATAAACATACAGTTGGGACAGATCTAAGTTATATGTGTCATATTAACTTACACTTGATTATTTTATTATTTTGATGTTATTTTGGGGGGAGATCTAAAACATGTCGGTGCCCATATTAACATATAATTGATTATTTAATTATTTTAATACTATTTTAGGGACGATTACTAAAACTGTCCGTGGCCAAATTGTCACTTTAGGGACGGACAATGAAAATCTCCATATCCAAATTGTGTATAAGCGTGTGGTAAGAAACTTTGTTAGAAATTTGGGAACGGACAGCTCATATTTGTCCCTCTTATATCTATAAGGGTACGGACAACCTCATATGTGCCTATTGATCTGTGCCTATTGATCGATTTCCTAGTATAAGCGTGTGGTAAGAAACTTTGTTAGAAATTTAGGAACGGACAGCTCATATTTGTCCCTCTTATGTCTATAAGGGTGCGGACAACCTCATATGTGCCTATTGATCGATTTCCTAGTAGTGAGTCTGGATGTCTTACTGGAATTCAGCTTTGCCAAAGTCTCCATTGCCTTCCAAAGCTGTACAGCAACTTCTAAACCTTGCAGGTATACATTATTCGATCAGTTAATAATAACAGACTGAGCTTAAGCTAGGTTCGTTTACATTCGAACACGTACAAGGTCTAGATAAGCTTATTAAGCTATCTGAGAGATAATGATACAGAGATTTTTTTTTTTTTTTTTTAATTTGGTTTTCTCGAAGTATGATACTTCCAGAGGGTTTTTGAGGAAAACGAAAGCAGAATGTGTAAAAAAGTAAAGTCTGTAGAACTAGAAGATTTGTATTTTGTTTTTATGTTTAACCCGATTTACCAATAATAAGTATATATGCTCATCAAAGAAACTTATTTTTTGGTCAGAAGGTGAAAGAAGCTACACTGGGATAGGAAAGGATGCTGTAAGTCTTAAACCACATAGTATAAAAACTGGGTATGCTGATGTTGTAAGTGTTACACCACATAGTATCAAAACCGGCTATGCTGATGCTGTAAGTGTTACACCACATAGTATCAAAACCGGTTATGCTGCCTTTGGAGAAGAAGTAAAACTGGAGCGAGATTTAACTACATTTTTCCAAGGAAAAGATCTTCAAGATTCGGGAAAAACAGTAACATTGCGATTCTTGAAACTCACAAGTAATAAGGCAACTCTTTTGCCTCGTCAAGTGACACAGTCCATACCATTTTCAAGTAGCAAGTTCCCAGAAATTCTAACCTACTTTGGAGTGAACCCCAAATCAGCGGCTGCAGAAAGAATGAAAAGGACAATCAAAGACTGTGAAGCACCAGCCATCAAAGGCGAAGAAAAGTATTGCGCAACATCGCTAGAATCCTTGATCGATTTCACTGTTTCTAAGCTCGGAAAGAACGTCCAAGTTTATGCAACCGAGGCCGAAAACAAAAACGAAAAGAAACAAGAATATAGCATTGACATAACTGGAGTTCTAAGTCTTGGAGATAGGTCTGTTGTGTGCCATAAGGAAAACTATGTTTATGGTGTGTTTTACTGCCACAAATTCTATGGCACAACAACAAGGGCTTACATGGTTCCGTTGGTGGGTGTTGATGGAGTTACAAAAGCCAAAGCACTAGCTGTTTGCCATATTGACACCACTGCTTGGAACCCGAAACATTTGGCCTTTCAAGTCCTCAAAATAAAGCCTGGAAATACAATCCCAGTCTGTCATTTTCTTGACACTACCAGTCTTTTGTGGGTTCCTATTTAAGGCATCCATATCAAATCCTGTTGGAGTTGTTAGGTTTTGCTTATCTTTAAGGTTGCTAATAAGTCCTAGTTATTAGTGACCTGCAGTTAGTTTTTGATTCATTCCTGCAATCATGCATGTAAGCCTCTGTTTGTTAATAATGAATACGATGATATTCTCCCAGATCTGTTCTTAAGCTTTTGGTCTTCAATAAATTCTAAGGAGCGGATATGTGGTACTTAATACTTTGGGCCATATATCAACTTAATCCTGAATTATCAAAAATTTATGTCTCCTAAAGTTTCTAATTTTGTAGTGTTTTTTTTGGATATATTATGTTTCTATATTTCTCTAAAATGTTTTTGGCTTCATCACCCTCTCTGTATGTATTTCTTATTTCTTCAGTAATATGTAAATAAGTTCAACAAGGTGATTTTTGTGACTTGTTTTGATCTTTAGAGTGCCATGTTAATTCATATCATGATTTCGATATAATTAGTAACTATCTTTAGTTATTGTTAGGATCTCAATACCACATCGGATATATGAGATATTGTTTATAGGTTTATAAGAGTTTGAGTCTCTACATCCATTGTCAATTAGTTTTGGATGTGAACCCTAGATTACTTTATCATGGTATCATGTTAGCTAGGCTTAAAATTCGTCACACTTGTCTTATAACGAGTTGCAGTACATGCTAATTATATATATAAATGATGACCAGCCATAATTGGCATATAGACTACGATTACCTTGAAGATAGAAAAAAAATAATATATATATATATATATATATATACATGGCCCTTCCAATGAGGGATCCCTTTTTTTGACATATATGAGGGATGGGGGATTACACCAACTTTTTGATTATATTTTTAAATCTCTACCGTTCAGTTTGTTGGTTCTTATATATAGATCAATTCTGCAAATTTTCANNNNNNNNNNNNNNNNNNNNNNNNNNNNNNNNNNNNNNNNNNNNNNNNNNNNNNNNNNNNNNNNNNNNNNNNNNNNNNNNNNNNNNNNNNNNNNNNNNNNNNNNNNNNNNNNNNNNNNNNNNNNNNNNNNNNNNNNNNNNNNNNNNNNNNNNNNNNNNNNNNTTCTTATTAACTCAATAGGGGATGGTTGCATGCATGTGAAGGAGTGAAGCCAAGATTTACTCTATTATCATGGTATTATAGCGGAATAACTCAGTAAATATTATTTGAATACTGAATACAAGTTCTCAACATATATGAGTTGAATACAGGTTCTCACAGTCAGCTAGTTCCCGGCTTCCCCCATTAAAACTGTGTATGCATGTGACTTTTATCTTGGGAGCTAGCTATTTGGAAGCGAACAATAAATTTCCCAGACAGAACATTTCCAAATTTCTTCATATAAAATATGGCAGCCTCCAGATCATCCTTTGATTAAGCTTAATTTCGCTTGTTCGGTTAGGGATAGCTAGTATAGTTGCGGTAGGCTTTGTTTCAAGGAACTCAGATGGCAATCCTATTTGTGATGCAGCTAGAAGAATTAGGGACACTGACGTTCTGGTTGCTGAAGGCCTGAAGCTTCTGCGTTGGGGGATGGACTACACAATGCTGTGTTCTTCAAAATAATCCTCACATACTCATTAAGGGTGACTCCAAGCTCCTGATCGATTGTCTTAACAACAAAGCACGCGTGCCTTGGCGTATTCACTCCCCAGTTCAAGATATCCACGTATTAGCTAGCTTCTCAATGCCATACTGTAATCTTTCTACATGTATTCATCACGAAGGGAACTTTGTTGTAGACAAATTGGCCGGCTTAGGTTATAATTTCATCCTACCTTTCTTTCTATTTGTCTCCACTCCCCAGCGTTCCAATTGAATGAGCTGGGAATGAAAGTAGCTAGTGACTTAGGTTATAATTTCATCCTATCTTTCTTTCTATGTGTCTCCACTCCCCAGCGTTCCAATTGAATGAGCTGGGAAGTAAAGTAGCTAAGTGGTTTTCTGTCGTGGTGTTTCTTTTCCTTTTCGTACTTTATCAAAAAGAAAAACATATAAGTTAAATATATCTACATTATTGAAAAAGGAACATGATGAATACATTATTGCAAATCAGTACTACTTATTTCAGACTAAAAAACAGAAAAGGAAGTTCTACTTGCTTCAGTTGTTTGCATCCCACCAGAGTCTGCACTCTACATCAGTGATATCTACATTATTGAAAAATGAACATGATGAATACATTATTGCAAATCAGTACTACTTATTTCAGACTAAAAAACAGAAAAGGCAGTTCTACTTGCTTCAGTTGTTTGCATCCCACCAGAGTCTGCACTCTGCATCAGTGATCAGTACCCCAGCCGCCTGTAAAGTATACATTCACGATCGAACACGTTAAATTTGACTACGCACAGTTGATCGAATCACAATCATTCACAAACATATGACGTCATAGACCTTAATTAATTTGTTCTTTGTTGTTAAATACAAAACTGGGTACTGTTTGATCCCAAATGATTTGAGCCAATTCTGTGGTTGGTTTCACGGTAACCACATAAGCTCATCCATACCTTAAAGCCTTCAGAATTGTCTTTATAAGTGCACTCTGCACTCACTTCATTCCTCACTCAATTCCTAAACTAGAAAACATCAATCA
Above is a window of Fragaria vesca subsp. vesca linkage group LG7, FraVesHawaii_1.0, whole genome shotgun sequence DNA encoding:
- the LOC101313654 gene encoding dehydration-responsive protein RD22-like, with protein sequence MSYWNSALPKSPLPSKAVQQLLNLAEGERSYTGIGKDAVSLKPHSIKTGYADVVSVTPHSIKTGYADAVSVTPHSIKTGYAAFGEEVKLERDLTTFFQGKDLQDSGKTVTLRFLKLTSNKATLLPRQVTQSIPFSSSKFPEILTYFGVNPKSAAAERMKRTIKDCEAPAIKGEEKYCATSLESLIDFTVSKLGKNVQVYATEAENKNEKKQEYSIDITGVLSLGDRSVVCHKENYVYGVFYCHKFYGTTTRAYMVPLVGVDGVTKAKALAVCHIDTTAWNPKHLAFQVLKIKPGNTIPVCHFLDTTSLLWVPI